The Metabacillus schmidteae genome includes a region encoding these proteins:
- a CDS encoding Na+/H+ antiporter family protein, whose protein sequence is MLNAVVVSVIVMSVLSLLRVNVMFAILMAAGVAGLMEGLSLSDTANMLIGGMGGQANTALSYILLGIFAVMISYSEITGFLVKRLVSILKGKRSILLLTIAGVACLSQNAVPIHIAFIPILIPPLLHLFDKMKIDRRGVATALTFGLKAPYLMIPAGFGLIFHGIIADEMKASGMDIAVSSVTFAMLIPGMGMIVGLLFAIFITYRKDRELPISDGGDQGGNIEVAAAKEVELSFTFRHFLTIMAIICALIVQLVADSLVLGALTGIVLMFLFTVVPFKEGEKVVNEGVAMMGMIAFVMLIASGYATILKETGAVEELVQSATGILGDNKLIIALLMLLVGLLITMGIGSSFGTIPIIAALFVPICAAVGFSPLATAALIGTAGALGDAGSPASDSTLGPTAGLNADGKHHHIWDTCVPTFLHFNIPLIVFGVLAAIVL, encoded by the coding sequence ATGTTAAATGCAGTGGTGGTTTCTGTGATCGTCATGTCGGTATTGAGCCTTCTCCGCGTTAATGTGATGTTTGCGATTTTAATGGCAGCCGGTGTTGCTGGATTAATGGAAGGATTGTCACTGTCCGATACGGCGAATATGCTTATCGGTGGAATGGGTGGTCAAGCAAATACGGCATTAAGTTATATATTGCTTGGAATATTTGCTGTTATGATTAGTTATTCTGAAATTACTGGATTTCTAGTAAAAAGACTTGTAAGCATATTAAAAGGAAAGCGCTCGATTTTATTATTGACGATTGCCGGAGTTGCATGTTTGTCTCAGAATGCTGTTCCGATACATATTGCGTTTATTCCTATCTTAATTCCGCCTTTGCTCCATTTGTTTGATAAAATGAAGATTGATCGCAGAGGCGTTGCTACGGCATTAACGTTTGGGTTGAAGGCGCCATATCTTATGATTCCAGCGGGTTTCGGGTTAATATTCCACGGGATCATTGCTGATGAAATGAAAGCAAGCGGAATGGACATCGCTGTTTCATCTGTTACATTTGCCATGTTAATACCTGGAATGGGTATGATTGTTGGGCTGTTGTTTGCGATTTTTATTACGTATCGGAAGGACCGTGAACTGCCTATTAGTGATGGAGGAGATCAAGGGGGTAACATCGAGGTAGCGGCAGCAAAAGAGGTGGAATTGTCCTTCACATTCCGTCATTTCCTAACGATCATGGCGATTATCTGTGCACTCATTGTACAACTTGTAGCCGATTCTCTAGTTTTAGGAGCGCTTACGGGAATTGTTCTTATGTTTTTGTTCACAGTCGTTCCGTTTAAAGAAGGGGAAAAGGTTGTCAATGAAGGTGTTGCTATGATGGGTATGATTGCTTTCGTGATGTTAATTGCCTCAGGGTATGCAACGATTTTGAAAGAGACTGGTGCTGTTGAGGAGCTTGTCCAATCTGCAACTGGAATCTTAGGTGATAATAAACTGATTATCGCACTTCTGATGCTACTTGTTGGTCTGTTAATTACAATGGGAATTGGCTCATCATTCGGCACGATCCCGATTATTGCTGCGTTGTTCGTTCCAATTTGTGCAGCAGTTGGTTTTTCTCCTTTGGCGACTGCTGCATTAATCGGTACGGCAGGTGCGCTTGGGGATGCGGGATCACCAGCATCAGACAGCACGCTCGGTCCGACAGCGGGGTTAAATGCAGATGGAAAACACCATCATATATGGGATACATGTGTGCCAACCTTTTTGCATTTTAATATTCCGTTGATTGTGTTCGGTGTACTTGCAGCGATTGTTTTATAA
- the hutU gene encoding urocanate hydratase, whose amino-acid sequence MKTTTNNKITRLQGTQLNTKGWQQEAVLRMLMNNLDPDVAERPEDLVVYGGIGKAARNWESFDAIVTSLKELENDETLLVQSGKPVVVFKTHTDAPRVLIANSNLVPAFANWETFHELDKKGLMMYGQMTAGSWIYIGSQGIVQGTYETFAELACQHFNSTLKGTITVTAGLGGMGGAQPLAVTMNGGVCIAIEVDETRIDRRIETRYTDVKAHTLDEAIQLAEEAKKAGKALSIGLLGNAADLLPEMIRRNFIPDALTDQTSAHDPLNGYVPSGMSLEDAALLRKSNPEEYVKLSKASMAKHVSAMLEMMEKGAITFDYGNNIRQVAKDEGVENAFDFPGFVPAYIRPQFCEGKGPFRWVALSGDPEDIYKTDQAILREFSDNEHLCNWIRMAQDKIQFQGLPSRICWLGYGERARFGKIINDMVASGELKAPVVIGRDHLDSGSVASPNRETEAMKDGSDAVADWPILNAMVNAVGGATWVSVHHGGGVGMGYSLHAGVVIVADGTKEAEARIERVLTTDPGMGVVRHADAGYELAKKTAREKGINMPMLDKGDDQ is encoded by the coding sequence ATGAAAACGACAACAAACAACAAAATCACACGCTTACAAGGGACACAATTAAATACAAAAGGCTGGCAGCAAGAGGCAGTTCTTCGTATGTTGATGAATAATTTAGATCCAGATGTTGCAGAGAGACCTGAAGATCTTGTCGTATATGGAGGAATTGGAAAAGCGGCTCGTAACTGGGAATCGTTTGATGCTATTGTTACATCACTTAAAGAGTTAGAAAATGACGAGACTTTACTCGTACAATCAGGCAAACCAGTGGTTGTTTTTAAAACACATACGGATGCACCACGTGTTCTGATTGCAAATTCCAATCTTGTTCCAGCATTTGCAAATTGGGAAACATTCCATGAACTCGATAAAAAAGGGTTAATGATGTATGGTCAAATGACAGCAGGAAGTTGGATTTATATCGGTTCACAAGGAATTGTCCAGGGTACGTATGAAACATTTGCCGAGTTAGCGTGTCAGCATTTCAATAGTACACTAAAAGGCACAATCACTGTAACAGCAGGACTTGGTGGGATGGGTGGTGCACAGCCGCTTGCCGTAACAATGAATGGTGGTGTATGTATTGCGATTGAGGTTGATGAGACAAGAATCGACCGAAGAATTGAGACTCGTTACACAGATGTGAAAGCGCATACACTAGATGAAGCCATTCAATTGGCAGAAGAAGCGAAAAAGGCAGGGAAAGCATTATCAATCGGTTTATTAGGAAATGCAGCTGATCTTCTTCCTGAAATGATCAGAAGAAACTTTATCCCTGATGCATTAACAGATCAAACATCTGCTCACGATCCACTAAACGGATATGTGCCTTCAGGGATGTCACTTGAAGATGCAGCACTTTTAAGAAAATCTAATCCTGAAGAGTATGTAAAGCTCTCAAAAGCTTCAATGGCAAAGCATGTTTCAGCCATGCTTGAGATGATGGAAAAAGGAGCGATTACGTTTGATTACGGTAATAACATTCGCCAAGTTGCAAAAGACGAAGGTGTAGAAAACGCATTTGATTTCCCAGGATTCGTTCCAGCCTATATCCGTCCGCAATTTTGTGAAGGAAAAGGACCTTTCCGTTGGGTAGCATTGTCAGGAGATCCTGAAGATATTTATAAAACAGATCAAGCGATTTTACGTGAATTCAGTGATAATGAACATTTATGTAACTGGATTCGTATGGCACAAGACAAAATTCAGTTCCAAGGCCTGCCGTCACGAATTTGCTGGTTAGGATATGGAGAACGTGCTCGTTTCGGAAAAATCATTAATGACATGGTGGCCAGCGGTGAACTAAAAGCACCGGTTGTCATTGGACGTGACCACTTAGATTCAGGCTCTGTTGCTTCACCAAACCGTGAAACAGAAGCAATGAAAGACGGATCAGATGCTGTGGCAGACTGGCCGATATTAAATGCCATGGTAAACGCAGTTGGCGGGGCAACGTGGGTATCTGTGCATCATGGTGGTGGAGTAGGAATGGGCTATTCATTGCATGCTGGTGTGGTCATCGTTGCAGACGGTACGAAAGAAGCGGAAGCACGTATTGAGCGAGTATTAACGACTGATCCGGGTATGGGCGTTGTCCGTCATGCTGATGCAGGATATGAGCTTGCGAAGAAAACAGCACGTGAGAAAGGAATCAATATGCCGATGCTTGATAAGGGGGATGATCAGTAA
- a CDS encoding DUF2975 domain-containing protein, with the protein MRVKLGSTFFLRVVVFLIGIAVLAVCVYWLPQAAIRDAKVRPGDYSIYPLLVCAYGICITFSVALYQAFKLLSYIDKDNAFYELSLKSLKVIKKCAFTIIFFILLGIVYLRVHSYFTGDDSAGPRALGLLGILATAIIAAIVDVLQKPLKNILGKKK; encoded by the coding sequence ATGCGTGTTAAACTAGGTTCAACTTTTTTCTTAAGAGTCGTTGTTTTTCTTATTGGAATTGCGGTACTTGCTGTGTGTGTATATTGGTTACCTCAAGCAGCTATAAGAGATGCGAAAGTTCGTCCAGGAGATTACTCGATATATCCATTGTTAGTATGTGCGTATGGAATATGCATTACGTTTTCTGTTGCTTTGTATCAAGCATTTAAACTATTGAGCTATATCGATAAAGATAACGCTTTTTACGAGTTATCCCTTAAATCCTTGAAGGTTATAAAAAAATGTGCTTTTACAATCATTTTCTTCATTTTGTTAGGAATAGTTTACTTAAGGGTGCATTCTTATTTCACAGGTGATGACTCAGCAGGTCCGAGAGCACTAGGTCTATTGGGGATTTTAGCAACAGCTATCATCGCTGCCATTGTGGATGTACTTCAAAAGCCATTAAAAAATATCCTAGGAAAAAAGAAATAA